In the Sphingosinicella humi genome, one interval contains:
- the bamA gene encoding outer membrane protein assembly factor BamA, producing the protein MKASSYNRRLCSALLVGTILGGIAVPAYAQETVPADTAPPADTPPQSEAPATTPPVAPGSAPAASILAPPTPIGTIRSISVTGGQRLEAQTVLSYTDLRVGEPYTRERLDEALRDLYATELFSDVQIRDNQGALTIQVTENPVINRIILEGNERLKNDKISPEIRLAPREIFTRSKVRADVARIIELYRRQGRFAATVEPKIVELDQNRVDLIFEINEGPRSKVRQINILGNEAFSDGDLRDEMATKETGLLSFLGSSNTFDPDRLAFDQQKLRQFYLTEGYADFRVISAVAELTPDKRDFIITYVVEEGERYRFGDVNIESELRDLDPQVMRRFVSMETGDWYNAKRVEDTITLLNETAGLYGYAFADARPQFKRNEDERTMDVTFRIADAPRVYVERIDINGNTVTRDKVIRREFRLAEGDPFNSVRVRRSRDRIQSLGFFQENLEIEQQQGSSPDRVVLAVDVEERATGELQVSAGFSSLERFLVNLSIRQRNFMGKGQELRAAANYSSYSKSVELGFTEPYLFDRNISLGGDIYRRDFSSFNFVNNSRNTTYEQLQTGGQIRLGIPLTEYMSLAMRYGLNLDDITLDRDIFFTDPDGDGPLPPVCDPLRAGRYLCDAIGERTTSSIGYSLLYDTLDNRLRPTRGERLILSQDYAGLGGSVNYVRTRASADKYFPIDDSGFVFAATIEGGYIHSFEDAPGPGRDPVRLIDRFFLGESQMRGFDIRGIGPRVIRRRFDADGNIIPGKDGIIADDALGGRAYYMGRAEVQIPFGKDMGLRPSVFVDVGAVFGLDDPTLVGISPDDPRARNRCVDVNGNSTPAPTTGGCPTGSIPVAGVAPFQEFYVGDTPKPRVSVGFGVNWISPFGPFRIDIAKALITAEGDDTKLFTFNVGTAF; encoded by the coding sequence ATCAAAGCATCTTCCTACAATCGGCGGCTTTGCTCCGCACTCCTGGTCGGCACGATCCTGGGCGGCATCGCCGTGCCTGCGTACGCCCAGGAGACGGTTCCGGCCGATACCGCGCCTCCGGCTGACACGCCCCCCCAATCCGAGGCGCCCGCCACTACTCCGCCGGTGGCGCCGGGGAGCGCCCCCGCCGCCAGCATCCTCGCGCCGCCCACGCCGATCGGCACGATCCGGTCGATATCCGTCACCGGCGGCCAGCGGCTCGAGGCGCAGACGGTGCTTTCCTACACCGACCTTCGCGTCGGCGAGCCCTATACCCGCGAGCGGCTCGACGAGGCGCTGCGCGACCTTTACGCGACGGAACTCTTCTCCGACGTCCAGATCCGCGACAATCAGGGCGCGCTCACCATCCAGGTGACCGAGAACCCGGTCATCAACCGCATCATTCTCGAGGGCAATGAGCGGCTGAAGAACGACAAGATCTCGCCGGAAATCCGGCTCGCTCCGCGCGAGATATTCACCCGGTCCAAGGTCCGGGCCGACGTCGCCCGCATCATCGAACTCTATCGCCGCCAAGGGCGCTTCGCCGCCACGGTCGAGCCCAAGATCGTCGAGCTCGACCAGAACCGCGTCGATCTGATCTTCGAGATCAACGAGGGTCCGCGCTCCAAGGTCCGGCAGATCAATATCCTCGGCAACGAGGCTTTCTCCGACGGCGACCTGCGCGACGAGATGGCGACGAAGGAAACGGGCCTGCTCAGCTTCCTCGGCTCGAGCAACACCTTCGACCCCGACCGTCTAGCCTTCGACCAGCAGAAGCTGAGGCAGTTCTACCTGACGGAAGGCTATGCCGACTTCCGCGTTATCTCGGCGGTCGCCGAGCTGACGCCCGACAAGCGCGACTTCATCATCACCTATGTGGTGGAGGAGGGCGAGCGCTACCGCTTCGGCGACGTCAACATCGAGAGCGAATTGCGCGACCTGGACCCCCAGGTAATGCGGCGCTTCGTGTCGATGGAAACGGGCGACTGGTACAATGCCAAGAGGGTTGAGGATACGATCACGCTCCTCAACGAAACGGCGGGCCTCTACGGCTATGCCTTCGCCGACGCGCGACCTCAGTTCAAGAGGAACGAAGACGAGCGCACGATGGACGTCACGTTCCGCATCGCCGATGCGCCGCGCGTCTATGTCGAGCGCATCGACATCAACGGCAACACGGTCACGCGCGACAAGGTGATCCGGCGGGAGTTCCGCCTGGCGGAGGGCGATCCCTTCAACAGCGTGCGCGTGAGGCGCTCCCGCGATCGCATCCAGTCGCTCGGTTTCTTCCAGGAAAATCTGGAGATCGAGCAGCAGCAGGGCTCCAGCCCCGACCGCGTCGTCCTGGCGGTCGATGTGGAGGAGCGCGCAACCGGCGAGTTGCAGGTATCGGCCGGCTTCTCAAGCCTGGAACGGTTCCTGGTCAACCTGTCCATCCGTCAGCGCAACTTCATGGGCAAGGGCCAGGAACTGCGCGCGGCGGCCAACTATTCGAGCTACTCGAAGTCGGTCGAGCTCGGCTTCACCGAGCCCTATTTGTTCGATCGGAACATCTCGCTTGGCGGCGACATCTACCGGCGCGACTTCAGCAGCTTCAACTTCGTCAACAACAGCCGCAACACCACTTACGAGCAACTCCAGACCGGCGGCCAGATCCGACTGGGCATTCCGCTCACCGAATATATGTCGCTCGCAATGCGTTACGGCCTGAACCTCGACGACATCACGCTCGACCGGGATATCTTCTTCACCGACCCCGACGGGGACGGCCCGCTGCCGCCTGTCTGCGACCCGTTGAGAGCCGGCCGTTATCTTTGCGACGCCATCGGCGAGCGAACCACCTCGTCGATCGGCTACTCACTGCTCTACGACACGCTGGACAACCGCCTTCGCCCGACACGCGGCGAGCGGCTGATCCTGAGCCAGGATTATGCGGGGCTTGGCGGCAGCGTGAACTATGTTCGCACCCGGGCCAGCGCCGATAAATATTTCCCGATCGACGATAGCGGTTTCGTCTTCGCGGCCACCATCGAAGGCGGCTACATCCACAGCTTCGAGGATGCGCCGGGGCCGGGCCGTGACCCGGTGCGCCTGATCGATCGCTTCTTCCTCGGCGAATCGCAGATGCGCGGCTTCGACATTCGCGGCATCGGACCGAGGGTGATCCGCCGGCGCTTCGACGCGGACGGCAACATTATCCCGGGCAAGGATGGCATCATCGCCGACGACGCCCTCGGCGGCCGCGCCTATTATATGGGCCGGGCGGAAGTCCAGATACCGTTCGGCAAGGATATGGGCCTCCGCCCGTCCGTGTTCGTCGACGTCGGCGCGGTGTTCGGGCTCGACGATCCGACCTTGGTCGGCATATCGCCGGATGATCCCCGGGCTCGCAACCGCTGCGTCGACGTAAACGGCAACAGCACGCCGGCACCCACCACCGGCGGTTGCCCGACGGGATCGATTCCGGTGGCCGGCGTCGCGCCGTTCCAGGAATTTTATGTCGGCGACACGCCCAAGCCGCGCGTCTCGGTGGGCTTCGGCGTCAACTGGATCTCGCCTTTCGGGCCGTTCAGGATCGATATAGCCAAGGCGCTTATTACCGCCGAAGGTGACGATACCAAGCTCTTCACATTCAACGTAGGGACCGCATTCTAA
- a CDS encoding FecCD family ABC transporter permease, giving the protein MSARSSALLGALLLALFLFSVAAPWSAMADLMAQDRELGLAVLVQLRLPRAVLALVYGAMLGASGAAIQALFANPLASPDLTGTTSGAALGAVVTAYIFGFAAPLALSVGSIVGALAALALLLALAGPKAETATLLLSGLAISALAGALTTLALALAPSPFAFYDAYDWLMGSLIDRSLPQAAFAAVPTFICIALLLRLARPLDSLTLGEEVAQSLGHDVASLRLWIVCLTALGVGACVAICGAIGFVGLIAPIFARRLTGGHPGRAIAPAALIGGALLLSADLAVRLAPHGRTLPIGVVTALLGAPFFLWLVAHMRWRLNR; this is encoded by the coding sequence ATGAGCGCGCGGTCTTCCGCGCTGCTGGGGGCGCTGCTCCTTGCCCTGTTTCTCTTCTCGGTCGCGGCACCGTGGAGCGCGATGGCGGACCTCATGGCGCAGGACCGGGAGCTCGGCCTGGCCGTTCTCGTCCAGCTCAGGCTGCCCCGCGCGGTGCTCGCGCTCGTCTACGGCGCGATGCTGGGCGCCTCGGGGGCGGCGATCCAGGCGCTGTTCGCCAATCCCCTCGCCTCCCCGGACCTCACCGGCACGACCAGCGGCGCAGCGCTGGGCGCAGTCGTGACCGCCTATATCTTCGGTTTTGCCGCACCGCTCGCCTTGTCGGTCGGATCGATCGTCGGTGCTCTCGCCGCGCTCGCGCTGCTGCTGGCGTTGGCAGGGCCGAAGGCGGAGACGGCGACCTTGCTGCTCTCCGGGCTCGCGATCAGCGCCCTCGCGGGCGCCCTGACGACCCTGGCTCTGGCCCTCGCCCCCTCCCCCTTCGCCTTCTACGACGCCTATGACTGGCTCATGGGCTCGCTGATCGACCGCAGCCTCCCCCAGGCGGCGTTCGCCGCCGTGCCGACCTTCATCTGCATAGCCCTGCTCCTGCGCCTGGCGCGGCCGCTCGACAGCCTGACGCTCGGCGAGGAAGTGGCGCAGTCGCTGGGACATGATGTCGCGTCGCTGCGGCTGTGGATCGTCTGCCTGACGGCCTTGGGGGTCGGCGCCTGCGTCGCGATCTGCGGGGCGATCGGTTTCGTCGGCCTGATCGCACCGATCTTCGCGCGGCGGCTGACAGGCGGACATCCGGGGCGCGCCATCGCCCCCGCGGCGCTGATCGGCGGAGCCCTGTTGCTGTCCGCCGACCTCGCCGTGAGGCTGGCGCCGCACGGGCGGACCCTGCCTATCGGCGTGGTCACCGCCCTCCTCGGCGCTCCCTTCTTCCTCTGGCTGGTCGCGCATATGCGGTGGAGGCTCAATCGATGA
- a CDS encoding ABC transporter substrate-binding protein: protein MRVFACILAISLALPGVAEAAPRRVASLNLCTDELLLMLARPGQIASVTHLAHKKAETPLWREARRYPDNDGSLLSIVGMRPDLVLTMGGGARDRARIAERLGIETLDLPFPQSLEDVEAGIRAVARALGREDAGRNLIARIDELQRTRPEVQRDTVWLGGGGRSVGADSLAARWMALAGFRQRPLRGDRISLEQLLVAPPEILLRSDYRSGQYSGEQRWLNHPLAKGTSRSRTVVTDGRVWTCMGPLMVGEIVRLRAGAK, encoded by the coding sequence ATGCGGGTCTTCGCCTGTATTTTGGCGATTAGCCTCGCCCTTCCGGGCGTGGCGGAGGCGGCTCCCCGGCGGGTCGCCTCCCTCAACCTGTGCACGGACGAGCTGTTGCTGATGCTGGCCCGGCCCGGGCAGATCGCCTCGGTTACCCATCTCGCCCACAAGAAGGCGGAGACGCCGCTGTGGCGAGAGGCGCGCCGCTATCCGGACAATGACGGGAGTCTCCTCTCCATCGTCGGGATGCGGCCGGACCTTGTCCTCACCATGGGCGGCGGCGCCCGCGATCGGGCACGGATCGCCGAGCGCCTCGGGATCGAGACGCTGGATCTTCCCTTTCCGCAGAGCCTCGAGGATGTGGAAGCGGGCATCCGCGCCGTGGCAAGGGCGCTCGGACGCGAGGACGCGGGCCGGAACCTCATCGCCCGTATCGACGAGCTGCAACGGACGAGGCCCGAGGTGCAGCGCGACACGGTCTGGCTGGGCGGTGGAGGCAGGAGCGTCGGAGCCGATTCCCTGGCGGCGCGATGGATGGCGCTCGCCGGATTTCGCCAGCGGCCGCTGCGGGGCGACCGGATCTCGCTCGAGCAACTGCTCGTGGCGCCGCCCGAAATCCTGCTGCGCAGCGACTATCGCAGCGGCCAATATTCGGGCGAGCAGCGCTGGCTGAACCACCCGCTGGCGAAGGGCACCTCGCGCTCGCGCACGGTCGTCACGGATGGGCGTGTGTGGACGTGCATGGGGCCGCTCATGGTAGGCGAGATCGTTCGCCTTCGGGCGGGTGCGAAATGA
- a CDS encoding ABC transporter ATP-binding protein: MTALVTAWGLVMPGRLQDTAIDLNAGTLTCLVGPNGSGKTSLLHALAGIGGPLGEVRVAGVDPRTLGPGQRPRFCAYLPASRDIAWPLTARDVIALGLAEDDDQGRVDEVLDELGLAAMADRRLDRMSTGERSRVFIGRVLAAKPRLLLLDEPVTNLDPLWQLRLMDRLRAIARSDGRALLVAMHDLELARIYADRLIIMQDGTVAADGEPAELLDGPHIRSIFGIEKVGGAWRPVTP, from the coding sequence ATGACCGCTCTCGTCACCGCGTGGGGCCTGGTCATGCCGGGCCGGCTCCAGGACACGGCGATCGACCTGAACGCCGGGACGCTGACCTGTCTCGTCGGTCCGAACGGCAGCGGCAAGACCAGCCTCCTCCACGCGCTCGCGGGCATTGGCGGTCCGCTCGGCGAGGTGCGCGTGGCCGGAGTGGACCCGCGGACACTCGGGCCGGGGCAGCGACCGCGCTTCTGCGCCTATCTCCCCGCATCTCGCGACATCGCCTGGCCGTTGACGGCCCGCGATGTGATCGCGCTCGGCCTTGCCGAGGATGATGACCAAGGCAGAGTCGACGAGGTGCTGGATGAGCTGGGCCTCGCCGCCATGGCCGACAGGCGCCTCGACCGCATGTCGACGGGTGAAAGGAGCCGGGTGTTCATCGGACGGGTGCTGGCAGCGAAGCCCAGGCTGCTGCTTCTCGATGAGCCGGTGACGAACCTCGATCCGCTCTGGCAGCTGCGATTGATGGACAGGCTTCGCGCCATCGCCCGCAGCGATGGTCGCGCCCTGCTGGTCGCCATGCACGATCTAGAACTAGCGCGGATTTATGCCGATCGGCTCATCATCATGCAGGACGGAACCGTCGCCGCGGATGGCGAACCCGCCGAACTGCTCGACGGGCCGCACATCCGATCGATATTCGGAATAGAGAAAGTCGGCGGCGCCTGGCGCCCGGTGACGCCCTGA
- the fabZ gene encoding 3-hydroxyacyl-ACP dehydratase FabZ: MSDESGAAVPESKRGPLDVKRVMAALPHRYPMLLVDRVESIVPDQSIAAIKAVTINEDFFNGHFPGRPIMPGVLIVEALAQAAGVLAVESLGLAGSGKLVYFMAIDGAKFRAPVEPGCLLRLEVEFVQKRSSVCKFAGKALVDGKVAAEANFTAMIADPPAA; this comes from the coding sequence ATGTCGGACGAAAGTGGCGCCGCCGTTCCCGAGTCGAAGCGGGGTCCGCTCGACGTGAAGCGGGTGATGGCGGCGCTGCCGCATCGCTACCCGATGCTCCTCGTCGACCGGGTCGAGTCGATCGTTCCCGACCAGTCGATCGCGGCCATCAAGGCCGTGACGATCAACGAGGACTTCTTCAACGGACATTTCCCCGGGCGGCCGATCATGCCGGGCGTCCTGATCGTCGAGGCGCTGGCCCAGGCCGCCGGTGTGCTCGCGGTCGAATCGCTCGGCCTCGCCGGCTCGGGGAAGCTCGTCTATTTCATGGCGATCGACGGCGCCAAGTTCCGCGCGCCGGTCGAGCCGGGCTGCCTGCTCCGGCTCGAGGTCGAGTTCGTCCAGAAGCGTTCGTCCGTCTGCAAGTTTGCCGGCAAGGCCCTGGTGGACGGCAAGGTCGCGGCCGAGGCGAACTTCACTGCAATGATCGCCGACCCGCCGGCGGCGTAA
- a CDS encoding OmpH family outer membrane protein produces the protein MNKFVFGAALAALATAIPAAAPAQRTAAAVIVVIDTQRVFSDCNACKAAQTQLQTQLQQIQQRAEQLNQPLQTEAQSLQAAAQALNGKEPDAALQQRATAFQQKQSAAAQEIAQREQAFTRNRAYVAQQINARLDPIINQVMSTHGATVALDTQATLARSASLDVTNEVLAALNQQLPSVNTTAPAQTQQQQPQQQQQPQGR, from the coding sequence ATGAACAAATTCGTTTTCGGCGCCGCTCTGGCCGCGCTCGCCACCGCCATTCCCGCGGCTGCGCCCGCGCAGCGCACGGCCGCGGCCGTGATCGTCGTCATCGACACGCAGCGCGTCTTCTCCGACTGCAACGCCTGCAAGGCGGCGCAGACTCAGCTCCAGACCCAGCTCCAGCAGATCCAGCAGCGGGCTGAGCAGCTCAACCAGCCGCTCCAGACCGAAGCCCAGTCGCTCCAGGCAGCGGCCCAGGCCCTCAACGGCAAGGAGCCCGATGCCGCTCTTCAGCAGCGCGCGACCGCTTTCCAGCAGAAGCAAAGCGCCGCCGCGCAGGAGATCGCCCAACGCGAGCAGGCTTTCACCCGCAACCGCGCCTATGTCGCGCAGCAGATCAACGCTCGTCTGGATCCGATCATCAACCAGGTGATGTCGACCCATGGCGCGACGGTCGCGCTCGACACCCAGGCGACGCTCGCCCGATCGGCTTCGCTCGACGTGACGAACGAGGTGCTCGCGGCGCTCAATCAGCAGCTTCCGAGCGTCAATACGACGGCGCCGGCTCAGACCCAGCAGCAACAGCCGCAGCAACAGCAGCAGCCCCAGGGTCGCTAA